CATCGGCACAAATCTGTACCTGTGCAAGATTGCTATGGACGTGATGGTAAAGCATGTCGAGGCGGACAGCGACGGCGTGCGCATCGCGGAACTGGACGAGATGAGTTACCGCAGGCAGCTGTGGGCCCACAAGCCCATTACCAACTTTTGGCAGGTGGGCCGTGGCATCGCGGCAAGGCTAGAAAAATGCCACCTGAACCGTGGGCGGGGAATCCACACCATGGGAGATATCGCTCGGGTAAGCGTCAAGGAACCTGACGCCCTGTACAAGATGTTCGGCGTGAATGCGGAAATCCTGATAGACCACGCCTGGGGTTACGAGCCTTGCACCATCGCAGACATCAAGAGGGCAAAACCCCAGTCCCAGAGCATGGGAGAAGGCCAGGTGTTGCAGGACCCCTACCCCTTCGACAAGGCCCGCCTGGTGGTGCGGGAAATGGTGGATACGGTATCTATGCGCCTGGTAGAAAACGACCTGGTGGCCAAGGGCATGGTGCTTACGGTAGGTTACGATAGGGAGAATGTGGACAAGGGAATTTACCACGGCGAAACGGTGCAGGATTTTTACGGACGCACAATCCCGAAACCCGCCCACGGCACCGCCTCCATCGGGCATTACACCAGTTCCCAGTCCGCCTTTGCCGAGGCGGTCATGCGGCTTTTCGACCGGATCGTGGACCCGCAACTGACGGTGCGCCGCTTGAACCTGGTGGCCATCGACGTGGTAGACGAAAGTAATCAGGGCTACGACCTGTTTACCGATGCCCAAAAGCAGGAGCGTGAAAAGAAACGCCTCAAGGCGGAACTGCTTATCAAGAAACGTTTCGGCAAGAACGCCATCGTCAAGGGCATGGACCTGCAGGAGGGCGCCACCACCGTAGAGCGGAACGGACAAATCGGAGGACACCGGGCGTAGTCATGAGTTGTCAGTTGTGGGTTATGAGTTTTAATTATGGACTAAAACATTTTTGTACTTTTCTCAGAGGCGCATAGCGCCGACTCATGACTCAGGACTACACAGACATAATAGATCTGCCCTACCCGAGGGATGACTGGAATTTTCTCATGAAGCACCCCCGCATGAGCATGGAGTCCCGTGCCAAAATTTTCGCCCCCTTTGCGGCTTTACGGGGGCACAGTACGGCACTGGCCAGGACCGCCGAGCAGAAATTGGACGAAGTGGCCCACGAATTGACCCTGGACGACCAGGAATTCGGGGCATAAATTGGCTTTTTTGCATAAAATTGCATTCTTTGCCAAAATCATTATTTTAACAATTCTTTTCTAGGAAAAAACGAGTTTCGTATATATATTTAAGTTATGCGCAAACTTTATTTTCCTCTTTTTCTAGGCGTGGCATCCATGGCAGGTGCTGCTGTCACGTTCCATTACAATGTGGCCGGTTACGATTCTAACCTTCCCAAGGCACTGGTGGTGGAATCCAGCGACAATTTGAACGGAGCGAGCTATTCCATCAAGAAGGACGGAGCGACGATCGCTTCGGGAACTTTCGGTGTGGGGTCGATTCCCACGGGGTGGACCAATGGTTTTACCGTCTACTACAATCTTGATTTTTCTAAAGTCAATACACCGGGATCCTATACCGTTGAATTCAAGTCCGGCGGCAACACAGTGACATCGAAGGCAATTACCGTTGCAGACAAAAAC
The Fibrobacter sp. DNA segment above includes these coding regions:
- a CDS encoding DNA methylase, whose protein sequence is IGTNLYLCKIAMDVMVKHVEADSDGVRIAELDEMSYRRQLWAHKPITNFWQVGRGIAARLEKCHLNRGRGIHTMGDIARVSVKEPDALYKMFGVNAEILIDHAWGYEPCTIADIKRAKPQSQSMGEGQVLQDPYPFDKARLVVREMVDTVSMRLVENDLVAKGMVLTVGYDRENVDKGIYHGETVQDFYGRTIPKPAHGTASIGHYTSSQSAFAEAVMRLFDRIVDPQLTVRRLNLVAIDVVDESNQGYDLFTDAQKQEREKKRLKAELLIKKRFGKNAIVKGMDLQEGATTVERNGQIGGHRA